One region of Thermococcus sp. genomic DNA includes:
- the deoC gene encoding deoxyribose-phosphate aldolase: protein MGDHFDIAKYIDHTNLKPYATTDDIVKLCEEAKEYGFYAVCVNPYRVKLAKEVLRGSDVRVATVIGFPLGATPTEVKVFEAEKALEDGADELDMVINIGALKDGDYEYVKRDIEAVVKVAHERGAIVKVIIETCYLTEEEKVKACELAKEAGADFVKTSTGFGTGGATVEDVRLMRQVVGEEMGVKAAGGIRTYEQALAMIEAGATRIGTSSGVKIVEGARNAGD from the coding sequence ATGGGTGATCATTTCGATATTGCTAAATATATCGACCATACGAATCTCAAACCATACGCTACCACCGATGACATAGTTAAGCTCTGTGAGGAAGCTAAGGAGTATGGCTTCTATGCCGTCTGTGTGAACCCCTACAGGGTGAAACTGGCAAAAGAAGTCCTTAGGGGCTCGGACGTGAGGGTCGCCACGGTCATAGGCTTCCCTCTCGGCGCAACACCGACTGAGGTCAAGGTCTTTGAGGCGGAAAAGGCCTTGGAGGACGGCGCTGACGAGCTGGACATGGTCATCAACATCGGCGCTCTGAAGGACGGGGACTACGAGTACGTCAAGAGGGACATCGAGGCGGTAGTCAAGGTCGCCCACGAAAGGGGCGCGATTGTCAAGGTCATCATCGAGACATGCTATCTCACCGAGGAGGAGAAGGTTAAGGCCTGCGAGCTGGCAAAGGAAGCGGGAGCGGACTTCGTGAAGACCTCAACGGGCTTCGGAACAGGTGGGGCCACCGTCGAGGACGTAAGGCTCATGAGGCAGGTCGTTGGCGAGGAAATGGGCGTCAAGGCCGCCGGTGGCATCAGAACCTACGAACAGGCCCTGGCGATGATAGAGGCGGGCGCGACCAGAATCGGAACATCGAGCGGCGTAAAAATCGTGGAGGGGGCGCGGAATGCAGGGGATTGA
- a CDS encoding SagB/ThcOx family dehydrogenase: MNFRHVSYIVVALVVASSLLLVLKPYLLWRGVGETLSGEVIALPEPRLDSDVSVEEAIARRRSIRSYRDEPITLNQLSQLLWAAQGITARRTRFRASPSAGATYPFEVYVVAGNVEALAPGVYRYDPFNHTLVLVKAGDYRKALQSAALDQRWVGDAPLSIVLVAFYGRTTSRYGERGIRYVHMEAGHIGQNIYLQATALNLGTVAVGAFYDEDVAEILGTDGAPLYIFPVGVPNG, encoded by the coding sequence ATGAACTTCAGGCATGTTTCGTACATAGTGGTGGCCCTGGTGGTGGCATCGTCTCTCCTTCTCGTCCTCAAGCCATACCTCCTCTGGAGAGGGGTGGGTGAGACCCTCTCGGGCGAGGTCATAGCCCTGCCCGAGCCGAGGCTGGACTCGGACGTCAGCGTCGAGGAAGCGATAGCGAGGCGGAGGAGCATACGCTCCTACAGGGACGAACCCATAACCCTAAACCAGCTCTCCCAGCTCCTCTGGGCGGCGCAGGGGATAACGGCCCGGCGAACCCGGTTTCGAGCCTCGCCCAGCGCGGGGGCGACGTATCCCTTCGAGGTCTACGTGGTGGCCGGAAACGTCGAAGCCCTTGCCCCGGGAGTGTATCGCTACGACCCCTTCAACCACACCCTTGTGTTGGTGAAGGCGGGGGATTATAGGAAAGCCCTCCAGAGCGCGGCCCTCGACCAGCGGTGGGTCGGGGACGCGCCCCTCAGTATAGTCCTCGTGGCATTCTACGGAAGAACGACCTCCCGGTACGGGGAGCGCGGGATAAGGTACGTGCACATGGAGGCGGGACATATAGGCCAGAACATCTACCTCCAAGCGACCGCCCTGAACCTCGGAACCGTCGCAGTTGGTGCCTTCTATGACGAGGACGTTGCGGAGATACTGGGCACCGACGGCGCTCCCCTGTACATCTTCCCGGTGGGTGTTCCAAATGGTTAG
- a CDS encoding ferritin family protein, whose product MVDLEGVSLLEELPLRELLAYWISLEGDKALLYEKLSEKAKGMEIEGAVCDMFKLLSQEARRHERKLRNLYTRNFEEDIPTVSGPSLEELSDIRELESENDVFAVLKCALELEEVSERIYSILAEKADDEIMKAVFRYLGSTERLHERAVESLIRDYRYHNGIKEGVKA is encoded by the coding sequence ATGGTTGATCTTGAGGGCGTCTCTCTCCTGGAGGAGCTTCCCCTGAGGGAGCTTCTCGCCTACTGGATATCCCTTGAAGGGGACAAGGCCCTTCTTTACGAAAAGCTGTCCGAGAAGGCGAAGGGCATGGAAATTGAGGGTGCCGTCTGCGACATGTTCAAGCTCCTCTCTCAGGAGGCGAGGCGGCACGAAAGAAAGCTCAGGAACCTTTACACCCGGAACTTTGAGGAAGATATCCCCACCGTTAGTGGGCCCTCCCTGGAGGAGCTCTCCGACATAAGGGAACTTGAGAGCGAAAACGACGTGTTCGCGGTTCTCAAATGTGCGCTTGAGCTTGAGGAGGTCTCGGAGAGGATATACTCCATTCTGGCCGAAAAGGCCGACGACGAAATTATGAAGGCGGTGTTCCGGTACCTGGGCTCTACCGAGAGGCTCCACGAAAGGGCGGTAGAATCCCTCATCAGGGATTACAGGTACCACAATGGAATAAAAGAGGGTGTGAAGGCTTAG
- a CDS encoding family 4B encapsulin nanocompartment shell protein: protein MQGIDEIKDILARAIAELREEGLEPDILLVGPAFLEHSVELLRDCKLRIYKIEELGYDAVVADSKYLGQIKRASRRISVEPLLKESEMWEELKKLEV from the coding sequence ATGCAGGGGATTGATGAGATAAAGGACATCCTGGCGAGGGCCATAGCGGAGCTCCGGGAGGAGGGCCTTGAACCGGATATCCTCCTTGTCGGCCCGGCTTTTCTTGAGCACTCCGTTGAACTCCTCAGGGACTGCAAGCTCAGGATATACAAGATTGAAGAGCTGGGATACGATGCCGTGGTAGCTGATTCCAAGTATCTGGGACAGATAAAAAGGGCCTCAAGGAGAATATCAGTTGAGCCCCTCCTCAAGGAAAGTGAGATGTGGGAAGAACTGAAAAAGCTGGAAGTTTAG
- a CDS encoding ATPase has product MEAGGLKLYPYQSYEVYGLSRNPFEQLASEGITDVESIHVYQEVDMRLQMIISEVIGNKSSIALSIVGPLGMGKTQRLKTIAKAIEENRGKAIYVKVDTNDILKLTRDIFYALKPPRSRTNIFLENLSRKLGFIDRLEKMLSNRDEYKSRDIAELLTEQMGKYPYCALLLDELENMQTASEREKIQFFEMLRHFISNMPQGCIVAFACVPEAYEEYSKIFPAFFMRLHYEFKLRPMSIDEAYELVKKRLNRVRIRDTDDPLYPFTEEAVKLIHELGKGNPRQILRLLHYVLSEAAKHKFDPIDDYVVTTILEEPKSLEEYLTRIPKEYKDLVEAIVHEFNGGPVSYIQIAKIVKRPGIQVYDQLNELIRLGFLVGDPKGNYKVPEYVRKFLEEGEETEEVEE; this is encoded by the coding sequence ATGGAAGCCGGCGGCCTTAAGCTTTATCCCTACCAGTCATACGAAGTTTACGGCCTTTCTCGAAACCCCTTTGAGCAGCTTGCGAGTGAGGGGATAACCGACGTCGAGAGCATTCACGTCTATCAGGAGGTAGACATGCGCCTCCAGATGATAATCTCCGAGGTCATCGGAAACAAGAGCTCCATAGCCCTCAGCATCGTTGGCCCCCTCGGGATGGGCAAGACCCAGAGGCTCAAGACCATAGCCAAGGCCATAGAGGAGAACCGGGGAAAGGCCATATACGTCAAGGTCGATACGAACGACATCCTCAAGCTCACGCGCGACATCTTCTACGCCCTCAAACCCCCGAGGAGCAGGACCAACATATTCCTCGAAAACCTCTCAAGGAAGCTCGGCTTCATAGACAGGCTTGAGAAGATGCTGAGCAACCGGGACGAGTACAAGAGCAGGGACATAGCCGAACTCCTGACCGAACAGATGGGAAAATACCCCTACTGCGCCCTGCTCCTGGATGAGCTGGAGAACATGCAGACCGCGAGCGAGAGGGAGAAGATACAGTTCTTCGAGATGCTCAGGCACTTCATCAGCAACATGCCCCAGGGCTGTATCGTTGCCTTCGCCTGTGTACCTGAAGCCTACGAGGAGTACTCCAAGATCTTCCCTGCCTTCTTCATGCGCCTCCACTACGAGTTCAAGCTCAGACCGATGAGCATAGACGAGGCCTACGAGCTGGTGAAAAAGAGACTCAACAGGGTACGGATAAGGGACACCGACGACCCGCTCTATCCCTTCACCGAGGAGGCCGTTAAGCTCATCCATGAACTCGGGAAGGGCAACCCCAGGCAGATTTTGAGGCTCCTCCACTACGTGCTCAGCGAAGCTGCGAAGCACAAGTTTGACCCGATAGACGACTACGTTGTCACGACAATCCTTGAGGAGCCGAAGAGCCTTGAGGAGTACCTCACGAGGATTCCGAAGGAGTACAAGGATCTGGTGGAGGCAATAGTCCACGAGTTCAACGGCGGGCCGGTGAGCTACATCCAGATAGCCAAGATCGTCAAGAGGCCAGGAATACAGGTCTACGACCAGCTCAACGAGCTCATAAGGCTCGGCTTCCTGGTCGGAGACCCCAAGGGCAACTACAAAGTCCCCGAGTACGTGAGGAAGTTCCTTGAGGAGGGCGAGGAGACGGAAGAGGTCGAAGAGTGA
- a CDS encoding CGP-CTERM-anchored Cys-rich protein, with translation MRRVMAFLVLLMFMVTPLVRACMSPADAYAVEVVLNKPGINYNLWRFDAAHNVLSTNGTFIFRSHYDKRLYVLVWNASDGLHVRVGIPIERKSQTVSVASLNVSLLITEGALGKLRAEGWNITGNKTFERNGVRISLSPDRGGECTSDADCATGGCSGEVCAPNEVASKIVTPCVYRAWYDCLGMTTCGCLNGVCTWKPNPQFEACLRERGVDPADVVRAGQFELKVEAMNKSDGEVSAAVRDFLNAFGVFCDVSLTLVKTSVVRPSPAVDPSEVNASAALLAELGWLADNGVINVSESDINAIVKVAKWGFAGYNLKIGWYETGNGSYAWMPYGESKNPELVRCSSGTAPVYALPNGTAYFGPTVTAPPTDSQTSPEGAQGICGPASVVILPLLLLLFRRR, from the coding sequence ATGAGGCGGGTGATGGCTTTCCTTGTTCTCCTGATGTTCATGGTAACGCCCCTTGTCAGGGCGTGCATGAGTCCGGCCGATGCGTACGCGGTTGAAGTCGTTCTCAACAAACCCGGGATAAATTACAACCTCTGGCGTTTTGATGCTGCACATAACGTCCTCTCCACGAACGGCACGTTCATCTTCCGTTCTCACTACGATAAGAGGCTCTACGTCCTGGTCTGGAATGCCAGCGATGGGCTTCACGTCCGGGTTGGGATACCCATCGAGAGGAAGTCTCAGACGGTCTCGGTGGCTTCCCTGAACGTCTCCCTCCTCATCACAGAAGGGGCACTGGGGAAGCTCAGGGCCGAGGGCTGGAACATCACGGGCAACAAGACCTTCGAGAGAAACGGGGTGAGGATTTCCCTTTCCCCCGACCGTGGTGGTGAGTGCACATCCGATGCTGACTGTGCCACCGGCGGCTGCTCGGGGGAAGTCTGCGCCCCCAATGAGGTGGCATCTAAGATCGTAACACCCTGCGTGTACAGGGCGTGGTACGACTGCCTCGGAATGACGACCTGTGGCTGTCTCAATGGAGTCTGCACATGGAAGCCCAATCCCCAGTTCGAGGCGTGCCTGCGGGAACGTGGAGTAGACCCTGCAGACGTGGTGCGCGCCGGGCAGTTCGAGCTCAAGGTCGAAGCGATGAACAAATCGGACGGGGAGGTAAGCGCCGCCGTTAGGGACTTCCTTAATGCCTTTGGTGTTTTCTGCGATGTTTCCCTCACACTCGTCAAGACCTCGGTGGTGAGGCCCTCCCCAGCGGTCGACCCGTCGGAGGTTAACGCCTCCGCCGCGTTGCTGGCCGAGCTTGGCTGGCTGGCAGACAACGGCGTAATCAACGTGAGCGAATCGGATATCAACGCCATTGTGAAAGTTGCCAAGTGGGGCTTTGCGGGCTACAACTTGAAGATAGGGTGGTACGAGACCGGGAACGGGAGCTACGCATGGATGCCGTACGGAGAAAGCAAAAACCCCGAGCTGGTCAGATGCTCTTCGGGGACGGCGCCCGTGTACGCTCTTCCGAACGGGACGGCTTACTTTGGCCCCACGGTAACGGCGCCGCCGACGGACTCTCAAACGTCCCCCGAGGGCGCTCAGGGAATATGCGGGCCGGCATCTGTGGTTATACTGCCGCTGCTCCTCCTTCTCTTCAGGAGGAGGTGA
- a CDS encoding ferritin family protein produces MEMYEVDEIVEFLSRLNYREALAYWIEGEKKEAEFYRELAIRARNLGLGGELVKTFEKLAEDSLNHASELEMSFREAYGEVPGSDLPPIEVLPVLDRLERADQLPEVIRAAMESELIAHESYRLLSERVDDPELRGLYRKLADVEWSHYELLRQRYNELVKEKV; encoded by the coding sequence ATGGAAATGTACGAGGTCGATGAGATAGTTGAGTTCCTCTCAAGGCTGAACTACAGGGAGGCCCTGGCCTACTGGATAGAGGGCGAGAAAAAGGAGGCCGAATTCTACCGCGAGCTCGCCATACGGGCGAGAAACCTCGGACTGGGCGGGGAGCTGGTGAAGACATTTGAAAAGCTGGCGGAGGATTCCCTGAACCATGCGTCCGAGCTTGAGATGAGCTTCAGGGAGGCCTATGGCGAGGTTCCAGGGAGCGACCTTCCACCCATTGAGGTTCTTCCGGTTCTCGATAGGCTTGAACGGGCTGACCAGCTCCCTGAGGTCATCCGAGCCGCCATGGAGAGCGAGCTGATAGCCCATGAGTCCTACAGGCTTCTGTCCGAGAGGGTTGACGACCCCGAGCTGAGGGGGCTCTACCGGAAGCTTGCCGATGTTGAGTGGAGTCACTACGAACTGCTCCGCCAGAGATACAATGAGTTGGTAAAGGAAAAAGTCTGA
- a CDS encoding ECF transporter S component — protein MVKVVDLTEMLKPYGHYVLGGAVVVFLAYIWAKRKEYKAPATIALSAILAAVVAIATNVIKVPTPATGGYINLGDTMVMFSAMVFGPVVGVFAGGVGSALGDIIGGYPGWAPITLVVKGLEGLAIGYLARRSDNVSTLVIAGIVGGMIMVSGYFLFEAYMFGVPAALTEVPGNIVQAVTGIIVGTGLATIIKKRYPEVADLI, from the coding sequence GTGGTGAAAGTGGTGGATCTGACCGAGATGCTCAAGCCGTACGGTCACTATGTACTCGGGGGAGCGGTGGTCGTTTTCCTCGCGTACATCTGGGCGAAGAGGAAGGAGTACAAGGCGCCTGCCACGATAGCCCTCTCGGCAATCCTCGCGGCAGTGGTTGCCATAGCCACCAACGTGATAAAGGTGCCGACTCCTGCAACGGGGGGCTACATAAACCTCGGGGACACAATGGTCATGTTCTCGGCCATGGTCTTCGGGCCGGTCGTCGGAGTCTTCGCCGGCGGTGTTGGTTCGGCCCTTGGAGACATCATCGGCGGCTACCCGGGATGGGCACCGATAACCCTCGTCGTCAAGGGACTTGAGGGACTGGCCATAGGGTACCTCGCCAGGAGGAGCGACAACGTCTCGACCCTAGTCATAGCCGGAATCGTCGGTGGAATGATAATGGTCTCCGGCTACTTCCTCTTCGAGGCTTACATGTTCGGTGTCCCAGCGGCCCTGACGGAAGTTCCGGGGAACATCGTTCAGGCAGTCACTGGAATAATAGTCGGAACGGGATTGGCAACGATAATAAAGAAGAGGTACCCCGAGGTCGCGGACCTCATCTAA
- the trxB gene encoding thioredoxin-disulfide reductase, whose product MFSLGGFSRGGEYENKTWDVLIIGAGPAGFTAAIYAARFGLETLILSKDLGGNMALTDLIENYPGFPEGISGSELTNRMHEQVKKLGVDIVFDEVERIDPTECAYYEGPCKFAVRTKNGKEYKAKTIIIAVGAAPRKLHVPGEEELTGRGVSYCATCDGPLFKGKKVIVVGGGNTALQEALYLKSIGVDVTLVHRRDKFRADKILQDRFKESGIPTILNTVVTEIKGTNKVEAVKLKNRVTGEETEMAVDGVFIFIGYEPKTDFVKHLGITDEYGYIPVDMHMRTKVKGIFAAGDITNVFKQIAVAVGQGAIAANSAKELLEEWNSKVVE is encoded by the coding sequence ATGTTCAGCCTGGGAGGATTCTCACGCGGAGGCGAATATGAAAACAAGACCTGGGACGTGCTGATCATCGGTGCCGGACCCGCCGGCTTCACCGCGGCCATATACGCGGCGCGCTTCGGCCTTGAGACCCTGATACTCAGCAAAGACCTCGGAGGAAACATGGCGCTGACCGACCTAATAGAGAACTACCCCGGCTTCCCCGAGGGAATCAGCGGTTCAGAACTCACTAACAGGATGCACGAGCAGGTGAAGAAGCTCGGCGTCGATATTGTCTTCGACGAGGTCGAGAGGATAGACCCGACCGAGTGCGCCTACTACGAGGGACCGTGCAAGTTCGCGGTCAGAACCAAGAACGGCAAGGAGTACAAAGCAAAGACCATAATCATAGCCGTTGGAGCAGCACCGAGGAAGCTCCACGTTCCCGGCGAAGAGGAGTTGACAGGAAGGGGCGTCTCCTACTGCGCCACCTGCGACGGCCCGCTCTTCAAGGGCAAGAAGGTGATAGTCGTCGGCGGTGGAAACACGGCACTTCAGGAGGCACTGTACCTCAAGAGCATAGGCGTTGACGTGACCCTCGTTCACAGGAGGGACAAGTTCAGGGCGGACAAGATACTCCAGGACAGGTTTAAGGAGAGCGGCATTCCAACTATACTCAACACCGTCGTGACCGAAATTAAGGGAACTAACAAGGTCGAGGCCGTCAAGCTGAAGAACCGCGTCACCGGCGAGGAGACGGAGATGGCCGTCGACGGCGTCTTCATCTTCATCGGCTACGAGCCCAAGACGGACTTCGTCAAGCACCTCGGCATAACCGATGAGTACGGCTACATCCCGGTGGACATGCACATGCGCACCAAGGTCAAGGGCATCTTTGCCGCCGGAGACATAACCAACGTCTTCAAGCAGATAGCGGTAGCGGTAGGCCAGGGAGCGATAGCGGCCAACTCCGCCAAGGAGCTCCTTGAGGAGTGGAACTCGAAGGTCGTGGAGTGA
- a CDS encoding ornithine aminotransferase has translation MVVRPNVKELPGPKAKEVIKRNFETLAVTTQDPETLPIVIDHGDGILVYDVDGNTFYDFGSGVGVLNVGHAHPRVVEAVKRQAEKFTHFALNDFFYENAVILAQKLAELAPGDFPKKVVYQNSGAEANEAMMKLVKYGTGRKRFIAFYHAFHGRSQAVLSLTASKWVQQDRFFPTMPGVEHIPYPNPYRNPWHIDGYAEPDELVNRVIEFIEEYVFRHVPPHEVGAIVFEPIQGEGGYVVPPKNFFKELKKLADSYGILLADDEVQMGVGRTGKFWAIEHFGVAPDTIQFGKAIGGGIPLAGVVHRAEIAFDKPGRHASTFGGNPVAIAAGIEVVEIVKELLPHVQEVGDYLHKRLKEFEERYEVIGDARGLGLAQAVEIVKSKDTKEKNPELRDRIVKEAVKRGLILLGCGDNSIRFIPPLTIQKEEIDVAMEIFEESLKKALG, from the coding sequence ATGGTGGTTAGACCGAACGTTAAGGAGCTCCCCGGACCCAAGGCCAAGGAGGTCATTAAGAGGAACTTCGAGACCCTCGCAGTTACCACACAGGACCCCGAGACCCTTCCGATAGTCATCGACCACGGAGATGGAATCCTTGTCTACGACGTTGATGGAAACACCTTCTACGACTTCGGAAGCGGCGTCGGCGTGCTGAACGTCGGCCACGCCCACCCGAGGGTCGTCGAGGCCGTCAAGAGGCAGGCAGAGAAGTTCACCCACTTCGCGCTCAACGACTTCTTCTACGAGAACGCAGTCATACTCGCCCAGAAGCTCGCCGAGCTCGCCCCCGGTGACTTCCCGAAGAAGGTCGTATACCAGAACAGTGGTGCCGAGGCCAACGAGGCCATGATGAAGCTCGTCAAGTACGGAACCGGCAGGAAGAGGTTCATAGCATTCTACCACGCCTTCCACGGAAGAAGCCAGGCCGTTCTTTCCCTGACGGCGAGCAAGTGGGTTCAGCAGGACAGGTTCTTCCCGACGATGCCGGGAGTTGAGCACATCCCCTACCCGAACCCATACAGGAACCCCTGGCACATCGACGGCTACGCCGAGCCGGACGAGCTCGTCAACCGCGTTATCGAGTTCATCGAGGAGTACGTATTCCGCCACGTCCCGCCGCACGAGGTCGGTGCCATAGTCTTCGAGCCGATACAGGGTGAGGGCGGCTACGTCGTCCCGCCGAAGAACTTCTTCAAGGAACTCAAGAAGCTCGCCGACAGCTACGGAATCCTCTTAGCGGACGACGAGGTTCAGATGGGCGTCGGAAGGACGGGCAAGTTCTGGGCCATCGAGCACTTCGGCGTTGCCCCTGACACCATCCAGTTCGGTAAGGCAATAGGCGGTGGAATTCCGCTCGCCGGTGTTGTCCACAGGGCGGAGATAGCCTTTGACAAGCCGGGCAGGCACGCCTCGACCTTCGGAGGCAACCCCGTCGCTATAGCGGCCGGAATAGAGGTCGTCGAGATCGTCAAGGAGCTCCTCCCGCACGTCCAGGAGGTTGGAGACTACCTCCACAAGAGGCTCAAGGAGTTCGAGGAGCGCTATGAAGTCATCGGCGATGCCCGCGGCCTCGGACTGGCCCAGGCCGTCGAGATCGTCAAGAGCAAGGACACCAAGGAGAAGAACCCAGAGCTCAGGGACAGGATCGTCAAGGAGGCCGTCAAGAGGGGTCTTATCCTTCTCGGCTGCGGTGACAACAGCATAAGGTTCATACCGCCGCTGACCATCCAGAAGGAGGAAATAGACGTCGCGATGGAGATATTCGAGGAGAGCCTCAAGAAAGCTCTCGGCTGA
- a CDS encoding THUMP domain-containing protein, with protein sequence MTILLVTTPQGREGDAILELEWALERVRVRGTDWRGVLLAETPLSRGEAIDRLRNFETQAIQRVVPLDLVVPARREEIERAVLEVARKIDGTFAVRAKVRGNRGLSQRELEVKLGSLIVEAFGLKVNLSDPDYTVAVEVLGKKAGIGLVGRGELLRFEVKG encoded by the coding sequence ATGACGATTCTTCTCGTTACGACTCCACAGGGACGTGAGGGCGACGCCATACTCGAACTGGAATGGGCGCTGGAGAGGGTCAGGGTCAGGGGTACCGACTGGAGGGGAGTCCTTCTGGCCGAGACGCCCCTGTCAAGGGGGGAAGCCATAGACCGGCTGAGGAACTTCGAGACCCAGGCGATACAGCGTGTTGTCCCCCTCGACCTCGTCGTCCCGGCCAGGAGGGAGGAGATTGAAAGGGCAGTCCTTGAAGTGGCGAGAAAGATAGACGGCACCTTCGCGGTACGCGCCAAGGTCAGAGGGAACAGGGGGCTGTCCCAGAGGGAGCTTGAAGTAAAGCTGGGTTCGCTTATAGTGGAAGCCTTCGGCCTAAAGGTCAACCTTAGCGACCCGGACTACACCGTCGCCGTCGAGGTGCTGGGGAAAAAGGCCGGGATCGGACTGGTGGGGAGGGGCGAGCTGCTTCGCTTTGAGGTGAAGGGGTGA
- a CDS encoding metal-dependent hydrolase, protein MPNYDAHLLSGIVSYPLTVFLAFMLRDYAGVPFVLSTAAMVIGYALYVLGADLPDMDHPNALIHRGTKPIVAVAVGSAVFVQSLGSINLGGEPLNVAAAWGIGALAGLIAWYGFTAVMPRHRGIVHSLLFAAIYGVLGYALVNFGLGMTTGEGLYVGFVAFSGYTLHLVLDREISLL, encoded by the coding sequence ATGCCGAACTACGACGCCCACCTCCTGAGCGGCATAGTTTCATACCCGCTCACCGTTTTTCTCGCCTTCATGCTCAGGGATTACGCGGGAGTCCCCTTTGTCCTCAGCACGGCCGCAATGGTGATAGGCTACGCACTATACGTCCTGGGGGCCGATCTGCCGGACATGGACCACCCCAACGCGCTGATACACAGGGGGACGAAGCCCATAGTGGCCGTGGCAGTTGGGAGCGCGGTATTCGTGCAGAGCCTCGGCTCCATAAACCTTGGGGGCGAACCGCTCAACGTTGCCGCCGCGTGGGGAATCGGGGCGCTGGCCGGACTCATAGCCTGGTACGGCTTCACAGCGGTAATGCCCAGGCACAGGGGGATAGTGCACTCCCTCCTCTTCGCGGCCATATATGGGGTTCTGGGTTACGCCCTCGTGAACTTCGGCCTGGGTATGACGACGGGCGAGGGACTCTACGTCGGCTTCGTAGCGTTCAGCGGCTACACCCTACACCTCGTCCTCGACAGGGAGATTTCCCTCCTTTAG